Proteins from a single region of Nomia melanderi isolate GNS246 chromosome 9, iyNomMela1, whole genome shotgun sequence:
- the LOC143174887 gene encoding uncharacterized protein LOC143174887 isoform X5 — translation MPSMFSTNVSSIQNVELTLDNLLRMLSFTCPMALFLLRYLCFIYNFSILETFIHAIENDCNTLKNSTELRILMKRIEESKNVILIYLGMSCTGIFMSFCMFVVPTFLHSKHQLYYLHNLGFYFVEQNRRTDWVCLNAAVTTCFGLLAVACTEASFSVFCLYLCGLYEIVSYRIRTAVDNGAKCIQSKPIDIRPAVNLHQKALKLGYGIARGVVVSYLAALLMVVCSFAVNLYRIFLLLLEMKKIDEIVISIVMVASHFIIMFVFNHDGQKLVTSSGQLFHQTYDSLWYYIPLKTQKVLLFILTNTTAEVQINLAGLFVPSFQGFSRMMSSSFSYFTVIYSVQ, via the exons ATGCCATCGATGTTCTCTACAAAC GTATCATCGATACAAAATGTAGAGCTTACGTTGGACAATTTACTTAGGATGTTATCGTTCACCTGTCCGATGGCACTATTTTTATTGCGATACCTTTGTTTCATCTACAATTTCTCGATA CTGGAAACGTTCATCCACGCAATAGAAAACGATTGCAACAcgctgaaaaattcgaccgagTTAAGGATATTAATGAAACGTATAGAAGAGTCGAAGAATGTGATTCTAATATATCTGG GTATGTCATGTACGGGAATCTTTATGTCATTTTGTATGTTCGTGGTTCCCACCTTCCTACATTCGAAACATCAACTCTACTACCTTCACAACTTAGGATTCTATTTCGTCGAACAAAACAGAAGGACTGATTGGGTATGCCTCAACGCTGCAGTGACTACATGCTTTGGTTTATTAGCGGTGGCGTGCACTGAAGCATCATTCTCAGTTTTCTGTTTATACTTGTGCGGATTGTACGAAATCGTCAG TTACCGAATACGCACGGCAGTTGACAACGGAGCTAAGTGCATTCAATCGAAACCAATCGACATCCGGCCAGCCGTAAACTTGCACCAAAAAGCGCTTAA GCTCGGCTACGGCATTGCGAGAGGAGTGGTGGTCTCCTATTTAGCGGCGCTGCTAATGGTTGTTTGTTCGTTCGCCGTGAACTTATACCGT ATTTTTTTGTTGCTCCTGGAGATGAAGAAAATAGACGAAATCGTGATTTCTATCGTAATGGTTGCGTCTCACTTCATCATCATGTTTGTGTTTAATCACGATGGCCAGAAACTGGTAACATCTAGCGGTCAGCTCTTCCATCAAAC ATACGACTCGTTGTGGTACTACATACCATTGAAGACACAGAAAGTCTTGTTATTTATACTGACGAACACAACGGCTGAAGTACAGATTAATCTGGCTGGGCTATTCGTTCCCAGTTTCCAAGGATTCTCAAGG ATGATGAGCTCGTCTTTTTCCTACTTCACTGTTATTTATTCGGTACAGTAG
- the LOC143174887 gene encoding uncharacterized protein LOC143174887 isoform X6: MNYNISSVSSIQNVELTLDNLLRMLSFTCPMALFLLRYLCFIYNFSILETFIHAIENDCNTLKNSTELRILMKRIEESKNVILIYLGMSCTGIFMSFCMFVVPTFLHSKHQLYYLHNLGFYFVEQNRRTDWVCLNAAVTTCFGLLAVACTEASFSVFCLYLCGLYEIVSYRIRTAVDNGAKCIQSKPIDIRPAVNLHQKALKLGYGIARGVVVSYLAALLMVVCSFAVNLYRIFLLLLEMKKIDEIVISIVMVASHFIIMFVFNHDGQKLVTSSGQLFHQTYDSLWYYIPLKTQKVLLFILTNTTAEVQINLAGLFVPSFQGFSRMMSSSFSYFTVIYSVQ; the protein is encoded by the exons ATGAACTACAATATTTCTTCG GTATCATCGATACAAAATGTAGAGCTTACGTTGGACAATTTACTTAGGATGTTATCGTTCACCTGTCCGATGGCACTATTTTTATTGCGATACCTTTGTTTCATCTACAATTTCTCGATA CTGGAAACGTTCATCCACGCAATAGAAAACGATTGCAACAcgctgaaaaattcgaccgagTTAAGGATATTAATGAAACGTATAGAAGAGTCGAAGAATGTGATTCTAATATATCTGG GTATGTCATGTACGGGAATCTTTATGTCATTTTGTATGTTCGTGGTTCCCACCTTCCTACATTCGAAACATCAACTCTACTACCTTCACAACTTAGGATTCTATTTCGTCGAACAAAACAGAAGGACTGATTGGGTATGCCTCAACGCTGCAGTGACTACATGCTTTGGTTTATTAGCGGTGGCGTGCACTGAAGCATCATTCTCAGTTTTCTGTTTATACTTGTGCGGATTGTACGAAATCGTCAG TTACCGAATACGCACGGCAGTTGACAACGGAGCTAAGTGCATTCAATCGAAACCAATCGACATCCGGCCAGCCGTAAACTTGCACCAAAAAGCGCTTAA GCTCGGCTACGGCATTGCGAGAGGAGTGGTGGTCTCCTATTTAGCGGCGCTGCTAATGGTTGTTTGTTCGTTCGCCGTGAACTTATACCGT ATTTTTTTGTTGCTCCTGGAGATGAAGAAAATAGACGAAATCGTGATTTCTATCGTAATGGTTGCGTCTCACTTCATCATCATGTTTGTGTTTAATCACGATGGCCAGAAACTGGTAACATCTAGCGGTCAGCTCTTCCATCAAAC ATACGACTCGTTGTGGTACTACATACCATTGAAGACACAGAAAGTCTTGTTATTTATACTGACGAACACAACGGCTGAAGTACAGATTAATCTGGCTGGGCTATTCGTTCCCAGTTTCCAAGGATTCTCAAGG ATGATGAGCTCGTCTTTTTCCTACTTCACTGTTATTTATTCGGTACAGTAG
- the LOC143174887 gene encoding uncharacterized protein LOC143174887 isoform X3, giving the protein MVSFQKNYGIYYSMLCITGLWPFYQSTLSKIQRTFYSVCTLCCIVVQVSSIQNVELTLDNLLRMLSFTCPMALFLLRYLCFIYNFSILETFIHAIENDCNTLKNSTELRILMKRIEESKNVILIYLGFYFVEQNRRTDWVCLNAAVTTCFGLLAVACTEASFSVFCLYLCGLYEIVSYRIRTAVDNGAKCIQSKPIDIRPAVNLHQKALKLGYGIARGVVVSYLAALLMVVCSFAVNLYRIFLLLLEMKKIDEIVISIVMVASHFIIMFVFNHDGQKLVTSSGQLFHQTYDSLWYYIPLKTQKVLLFILTNTTAEVQINLAGLFVPSFQGFSRMMSSSFSYFTVIYSVQ; this is encoded by the exons ATGGTTTCATTCCAAAAAAATTATGGCATCTATTATTCTATGTTGTGCATTACTGGTCTCTGGCCCTTTTACCAGTCAACTTTGTCGAAGATCCAGAGAACATTCTACTCTGTGTGTACTCTCTGTTGTATAGTGGTACAG GTATCATCGATACAAAATGTAGAGCTTACGTTGGACAATTTACTTAGGATGTTATCGTTCACCTGTCCGATGGCACTATTTTTATTGCGATACCTTTGTTTCATCTACAATTTCTCGATA CTGGAAACGTTCATCCACGCAATAGAAAACGATTGCAACAcgctgaaaaattcgaccgagTTAAGGATATTAATGAAACGTATAGAAGAGTCGAAGAATGTGATTCTAATATATCTGG GATTCTATTTCGTCGAACAAAACAGAAGGACTGATTGGGTATGCCTCAACGCTGCAGTGACTACATGCTTTGGTTTATTAGCGGTGGCGTGCACTGAAGCATCATTCTCAGTTTTCTGTTTATACTTGTGCGGATTGTACGAAATCGTCAG TTACCGAATACGCACGGCAGTTGACAACGGAGCTAAGTGCATTCAATCGAAACCAATCGACATCCGGCCAGCCGTAAACTTGCACCAAAAAGCGCTTAA GCTCGGCTACGGCATTGCGAGAGGAGTGGTGGTCTCCTATTTAGCGGCGCTGCTAATGGTTGTTTGTTCGTTCGCCGTGAACTTATACCGT ATTTTTTTGTTGCTCCTGGAGATGAAGAAAATAGACGAAATCGTGATTTCTATCGTAATGGTTGCGTCTCACTTCATCATCATGTTTGTGTTTAATCACGATGGCCAGAAACTGGTAACATCTAGCGGTCAGCTCTTCCATCAAAC ATACGACTCGTTGTGGTACTACATACCATTGAAGACACAGAAAGTCTTGTTATTTATACTGACGAACACAACGGCTGAAGTACAGATTAATCTGGCTGGGCTATTCGTTCCCAGTTTCCAAGGATTCTCAAGG ATGATGAGCTCGTCTTTTTCCTACTTCACTGTTATTTATTCGGTACAGTAG
- the LOC143174887 gene encoding uncharacterized protein LOC143174887 isoform X1 has translation MVSFQKNYGIYYSMLCITGLWPFYQSTLSKIQRTFYSVCTLCCIVVQVSSIQNVELTLDNLLRMLSFTCPMALFLLRYLCFIYNFSILETFIHAIENDCNTLKNSTELRILMKRIEESKNVILIYLGMSCTGIFMSFCMFVVPTFLHSKHQLYYLHNLGFYFVEQNRRTDWVCLNAAVTTCFGLLAVACTEASFSVFCLYLCGLYEIVSYRIRTAVDNGAKCIQSKPIDIRPAVNLHQKALKLGYGIARGVVVSYLAALLMVVCSFAVNLYRIFLLLLEMKKIDEIVISIVMVASHFIIMFVFNHDGQKLVTSSGQLFHQTYDSLWYYIPLKTQKVLLFILTNTTAEVQINLAGLFVPSFQGFSRMMSSSFSYFTVIYSVQ, from the exons ATGGTTTCATTCCAAAAAAATTATGGCATCTATTATTCTATGTTGTGCATTACTGGTCTCTGGCCCTTTTACCAGTCAACTTTGTCGAAGATCCAGAGAACATTCTACTCTGTGTGTACTCTCTGTTGTATAGTGGTACAG GTATCATCGATACAAAATGTAGAGCTTACGTTGGACAATTTACTTAGGATGTTATCGTTCACCTGTCCGATGGCACTATTTTTATTGCGATACCTTTGTTTCATCTACAATTTCTCGATA CTGGAAACGTTCATCCACGCAATAGAAAACGATTGCAACAcgctgaaaaattcgaccgagTTAAGGATATTAATGAAACGTATAGAAGAGTCGAAGAATGTGATTCTAATATATCTGG GTATGTCATGTACGGGAATCTTTATGTCATTTTGTATGTTCGTGGTTCCCACCTTCCTACATTCGAAACATCAACTCTACTACCTTCACAACTTAGGATTCTATTTCGTCGAACAAAACAGAAGGACTGATTGGGTATGCCTCAACGCTGCAGTGACTACATGCTTTGGTTTATTAGCGGTGGCGTGCACTGAAGCATCATTCTCAGTTTTCTGTTTATACTTGTGCGGATTGTACGAAATCGTCAG TTACCGAATACGCACGGCAGTTGACAACGGAGCTAAGTGCATTCAATCGAAACCAATCGACATCCGGCCAGCCGTAAACTTGCACCAAAAAGCGCTTAA GCTCGGCTACGGCATTGCGAGAGGAGTGGTGGTCTCCTATTTAGCGGCGCTGCTAATGGTTGTTTGTTCGTTCGCCGTGAACTTATACCGT ATTTTTTTGTTGCTCCTGGAGATGAAGAAAATAGACGAAATCGTGATTTCTATCGTAATGGTTGCGTCTCACTTCATCATCATGTTTGTGTTTAATCACGATGGCCAGAAACTGGTAACATCTAGCGGTCAGCTCTTCCATCAAAC ATACGACTCGTTGTGGTACTACATACCATTGAAGACACAGAAAGTCTTGTTATTTATACTGACGAACACAACGGCTGAAGTACAGATTAATCTGGCTGGGCTATTCGTTCCCAGTTTCCAAGGATTCTCAAGG ATGATGAGCTCGTCTTTTTCCTACTTCACTGTTATTTATTCGGTACAGTAG
- the LOC143174887 gene encoding uncharacterized protein LOC143174887 isoform X8, with protein MLSFTCPMALFLLRYLCFIYNFSILETFIHAIENDCNTLKNSTELRILMKRIEESKNVILIYLGMSCTGIFMSFCMFVVPTFLHSKHQLYYLHNLGFYFVEQNRRTDWVCLNAAVTTCFGLLAVACTEASFSVFCLYLCGLYEIVSYRIRTAVDNGAKCIQSKPIDIRPAVNLHQKALKLGYGIARGVVVSYLAALLMVVCSFAVNLYRIFLLLLEMKKIDEIVISIVMVASHFIIMFVFNHDGQKLVTSSGQLFHQTYDSLWYYIPLKTQKVLLFILTNTTAEVQINLAGLFVPSFQGFSRMMSSSFSYFTVIYSVQ; from the exons ATGTTATCGTTCACCTGTCCGATGGCACTATTTTTATTGCGATACCTTTGTTTCATCTACAATTTCTCGATA CTGGAAACGTTCATCCACGCAATAGAAAACGATTGCAACAcgctgaaaaattcgaccgagTTAAGGATATTAATGAAACGTATAGAAGAGTCGAAGAATGTGATTCTAATATATCTGG GTATGTCATGTACGGGAATCTTTATGTCATTTTGTATGTTCGTGGTTCCCACCTTCCTACATTCGAAACATCAACTCTACTACCTTCACAACTTAGGATTCTATTTCGTCGAACAAAACAGAAGGACTGATTGGGTATGCCTCAACGCTGCAGTGACTACATGCTTTGGTTTATTAGCGGTGGCGTGCACTGAAGCATCATTCTCAGTTTTCTGTTTATACTTGTGCGGATTGTACGAAATCGTCAG TTACCGAATACGCACGGCAGTTGACAACGGAGCTAAGTGCATTCAATCGAAACCAATCGACATCCGGCCAGCCGTAAACTTGCACCAAAAAGCGCTTAA GCTCGGCTACGGCATTGCGAGAGGAGTGGTGGTCTCCTATTTAGCGGCGCTGCTAATGGTTGTTTGTTCGTTCGCCGTGAACTTATACCGT ATTTTTTTGTTGCTCCTGGAGATGAAGAAAATAGACGAAATCGTGATTTCTATCGTAATGGTTGCGTCTCACTTCATCATCATGTTTGTGTTTAATCACGATGGCCAGAAACTGGTAACATCTAGCGGTCAGCTCTTCCATCAAAC ATACGACTCGTTGTGGTACTACATACCATTGAAGACACAGAAAGTCTTGTTATTTATACTGACGAACACAACGGCTGAAGTACAGATTAATCTGGCTGGGCTATTCGTTCCCAGTTTCCAAGGATTCTCAAGG ATGATGAGCTCGTCTTTTTCCTACTTCACTGTTATTTATTCGGTACAGTAG
- the LOC143174887 gene encoding uncharacterized protein LOC143174887 isoform X4, protein MVSFQKNYGIYYSMLCITGLWPFYQSTLSKIQRTFYSVCTLCCIVVQVSSIQNVELTLDNLLRMLSFTCPMALFLLRYLCFIYNFSIFSFRVTLAGNVHPRNRKRLQHAEKFDRVKDINETYRRVEECDSNISGRTDWVCLNAAVTTCFGLLAVACTEASFSVFCLYLCGLYEIVSYRIRTAVDNGAKCIQSKPIDIRPAVNLHQKALKLGYGIARGVVVSYLAALLMVVCSFAVNLYRIFLLLLEMKKIDEIVISIVMVASHFIIMFVFNHDGQKLVTSSGQLFHQTYDSLWYYIPLKTQKVLLFILTNTTAEVQINLAGLFVPSFQGFSRMMSSSFSYFTVIYSVQ, encoded by the exons ATGGTTTCATTCCAAAAAAATTATGGCATCTATTATTCTATGTTGTGCATTACTGGTCTCTGGCCCTTTTACCAGTCAACTTTGTCGAAGATCCAGAGAACATTCTACTCTGTGTGTACTCTCTGTTGTATAGTGGTACAG GTATCATCGATACAAAATGTAGAGCTTACGTTGGACAATTTACTTAGGATGTTATCGTTCACCTGTCCGATGGCACTATTTTTATTGCGATACCTTTGTTTCATCTACAATTTCTCGATA TTTTCTTTCCGTGTGACTTTAGCTGGAAACGTTCATCCACGCAATAGAAAACGATTGCAACAcgctgaaaaattcgaccgagTTAAGGATATTAATGAAACGTATAGAAGAGTCGAAGAATGTGATTCTAATATATCTGG AAGGACTGATTGGGTATGCCTCAACGCTGCAGTGACTACATGCTTTGGTTTATTAGCGGTGGCGTGCACTGAAGCATCATTCTCAGTTTTCTGTTTATACTTGTGCGGATTGTACGAAATCGTCAG TTACCGAATACGCACGGCAGTTGACAACGGAGCTAAGTGCATTCAATCGAAACCAATCGACATCCGGCCAGCCGTAAACTTGCACCAAAAAGCGCTTAA GCTCGGCTACGGCATTGCGAGAGGAGTGGTGGTCTCCTATTTAGCGGCGCTGCTAATGGTTGTTTGTTCGTTCGCCGTGAACTTATACCGT ATTTTTTTGTTGCTCCTGGAGATGAAGAAAATAGACGAAATCGTGATTTCTATCGTAATGGTTGCGTCTCACTTCATCATCATGTTTGTGTTTAATCACGATGGCCAGAAACTGGTAACATCTAGCGGTCAGCTCTTCCATCAAAC ATACGACTCGTTGTGGTACTACATACCATTGAAGACACAGAAAGTCTTGTTATTTATACTGACGAACACAACGGCTGAAGTACAGATTAATCTGGCTGGGCTATTCGTTCCCAGTTTCCAAGGATTCTCAAGG ATGATGAGCTCGTCTTTTTCCTACTTCACTGTTATTTATTCGGTACAGTAG
- the LOC143174887 gene encoding uncharacterized protein LOC143174887 isoform X2, whose protein sequence is MVSFQKNYGIYYSMLCITGLWPFYQSTLSKIQRTFYSVCTLCCIVVQVSSIQNVELTLDNLLRMLSFTCPMALFLLRYLCFIYNFSILETFIHAIENDCNTLKNSTELRILMKRIEESKNVILIYLGMSCTGIFMSFCMFVVPTFLHSKHQLYYLHNLGFYFVEQNRRTDWVCLNAAVTTCFGLLAVACTEASFSVFCLYLCGLYEIVSYRIRTAVDNGAKCIQSKPIDIRPAVNLHQKALKLGYGIARGVVVSYLAALLMVVCSFAVNLYRIFLLLLEMKKIDEIVISIVMVASHFIIMFVFNHDGQKLVTSSGQLFHQTYDSLWYYIPLKTQKVLLFILTNTTAEVQINLAGLFVPSFQGFSRLPFR, encoded by the exons ATGGTTTCATTCCAAAAAAATTATGGCATCTATTATTCTATGTTGTGCATTACTGGTCTCTGGCCCTTTTACCAGTCAACTTTGTCGAAGATCCAGAGAACATTCTACTCTGTGTGTACTCTCTGTTGTATAGTGGTACAG GTATCATCGATACAAAATGTAGAGCTTACGTTGGACAATTTACTTAGGATGTTATCGTTCACCTGTCCGATGGCACTATTTTTATTGCGATACCTTTGTTTCATCTACAATTTCTCGATA CTGGAAACGTTCATCCACGCAATAGAAAACGATTGCAACAcgctgaaaaattcgaccgagTTAAGGATATTAATGAAACGTATAGAAGAGTCGAAGAATGTGATTCTAATATATCTGG GTATGTCATGTACGGGAATCTTTATGTCATTTTGTATGTTCGTGGTTCCCACCTTCCTACATTCGAAACATCAACTCTACTACCTTCACAACTTAGGATTCTATTTCGTCGAACAAAACAGAAGGACTGATTGGGTATGCCTCAACGCTGCAGTGACTACATGCTTTGGTTTATTAGCGGTGGCGTGCACTGAAGCATCATTCTCAGTTTTCTGTTTATACTTGTGCGGATTGTACGAAATCGTCAG TTACCGAATACGCACGGCAGTTGACAACGGAGCTAAGTGCATTCAATCGAAACCAATCGACATCCGGCCAGCCGTAAACTTGCACCAAAAAGCGCTTAA GCTCGGCTACGGCATTGCGAGAGGAGTGGTGGTCTCCTATTTAGCGGCGCTGCTAATGGTTGTTTGTTCGTTCGCCGTGAACTTATACCGT ATTTTTTTGTTGCTCCTGGAGATGAAGAAAATAGACGAAATCGTGATTTCTATCGTAATGGTTGCGTCTCACTTCATCATCATGTTTGTGTTTAATCACGATGGCCAGAAACTGGTAACATCTAGCGGTCAGCTCTTCCATCAAAC ATACGACTCGTTGTGGTACTACATACCATTGAAGACACAGAAAGTCTTGTTATTTATACTGACGAACACAACGGCTGAAGTACAGATTAATCTGGCTGGGCTATTCGTTCCCAGTTTCCAAGGATTCTCAAGG CTTCCTTTCAGATGA
- the LOC143174887 gene encoding uncharacterized protein LOC143174887 isoform X7, with protein MVSFQKNYGIYYSMLCITGLWPFYQSTLSKIQRTFYSVCTLCCIVVQVSSIQNVELTLDNLLRMLSFTCPMALFLLRYLCFIYNFSILETFIHAIENDCNTLKNSTELRILMKRIEESKNVILIYLGMSCTGIFMSFCMFVVPTFLHSKHQLYYLHNLGFYFVEQNRRTDWVCLNAAVTTCFGLLAVACTEASFSVFCLYLCGLYEIVSYRIRTAVDNGAKCIQSKPIDIRPAVNLHQKALKLGYGIARGVVVSYLAALLMVVCSFAVNLYRIFLLLLEMKKIDEIVISIVMVASHFIIMFVFNHDGQKLVTSSGQLFHQTSTVEQITSITNIHGTRK; from the exons ATGGTTTCATTCCAAAAAAATTATGGCATCTATTATTCTATGTTGTGCATTACTGGTCTCTGGCCCTTTTACCAGTCAACTTTGTCGAAGATCCAGAGAACATTCTACTCTGTGTGTACTCTCTGTTGTATAGTGGTACAG GTATCATCGATACAAAATGTAGAGCTTACGTTGGACAATTTACTTAGGATGTTATCGTTCACCTGTCCGATGGCACTATTTTTATTGCGATACCTTTGTTTCATCTACAATTTCTCGATA CTGGAAACGTTCATCCACGCAATAGAAAACGATTGCAACAcgctgaaaaattcgaccgagTTAAGGATATTAATGAAACGTATAGAAGAGTCGAAGAATGTGATTCTAATATATCTGG GTATGTCATGTACGGGAATCTTTATGTCATTTTGTATGTTCGTGGTTCCCACCTTCCTACATTCGAAACATCAACTCTACTACCTTCACAACTTAGGATTCTATTTCGTCGAACAAAACAGAAGGACTGATTGGGTATGCCTCAACGCTGCAGTGACTACATGCTTTGGTTTATTAGCGGTGGCGTGCACTGAAGCATCATTCTCAGTTTTCTGTTTATACTTGTGCGGATTGTACGAAATCGTCAG TTACCGAATACGCACGGCAGTTGACAACGGAGCTAAGTGCATTCAATCGAAACCAATCGACATCCGGCCAGCCGTAAACTTGCACCAAAAAGCGCTTAA GCTCGGCTACGGCATTGCGAGAGGAGTGGTGGTCTCCTATTTAGCGGCGCTGCTAATGGTTGTTTGTTCGTTCGCCGTGAACTTATACCGT ATTTTTTTGTTGCTCCTGGAGATGAAGAAAATAGACGAAATCGTGATTTCTATCGTAATGGTTGCGTCTCACTTCATCATCATGTTTGTGTTTAATCACGATGGCCAGAAACTGGTAACATCTAGCGGTCAGCTCTTCCATCAAAC ATCAACTGTGGAGCAGATAACTTCTATTACGAACATTCATGGCACAAGAAAATAA